In the Borrelia turicatae 91E135 genome, one interval contains:
- a CDS encoding efflux RND transporter permease subunit — translation MLVKKIVGKPITMLILFSLLMMLSIYTFSRLKIDLLPNIGDSYITISTQYSGSSAKEVEEKVTSLLEGNLSLVKNIKTITSSSFKGHSSINLQFYHGTNLDLALNEIRDALEISKRILPKEASLPRIYRGSLGSSPIISFVMYADRPVLELKRYADNILKPRLERLNGVGRVQVIGGGGKHILIEVLQNRLEAYGLTLSEIVPFISSQNVEFSVGNMLDNDLEYQVQVSGKFNSIKDLENVVIAYRKPSIYSLGDNSFVQVRLRDIASVKSVAQDVEDYAYYNDKPSIVISIQKQSDANSVFVSDAVNAEVEKIKLALPKDIFLDISYDDAEHIKKAISSVANSAYSGAVLALCIIFFFLRSFRATIIIGITIPLAIVLTFCLMYFANISLNVMSLSGLALSVGMLVDCSIVVIENIYKYRQKGAKLISSAILGTQEMILPIMTATLTSICVFAPMLIFKAELGVIGDFVRDFAFTIVISLVASLFVAVFLVPVLSSYYVGLYTTSQKPIKNKLIKRIDDFLYGIYFVGERFYVKLLNYVLTWKLACSLIILFIFILSLVLFPLLNVSFLPYERSSLIRFDFKFPHKTSLKIAKFYSDKILEIVKNEIKVYKSIVSEINSNGFIFNVTLPLKEEADGEFVEDEEDIRYRVYKRVEKLYPDFNSNASSRGGFFGASPIEIKIIASDFGYAREYGEFLVSLLKKKFPSLVNPRLNIREEMQIDIEIDREKAYFYGINMETLSREIRANIGGISAGNYIEDGVSYDILLRLDRDNIASFKDLDKISILSASGVQVPFSSIVRLKKTKGIGEISREDQSLVVKLTAGIAPGENLALITANVVDFVTNKVPQRDGVLVKFEGEYSEFTSSMQQFGVIMFMAVLLVFGVMAAQFESFLKPFVILFTIPLTLIGVVPFYFISGEKVSVFTAIGMLMLIGVVVNTGIVLVDYINLLLKRGFNLKDAVLEAGRSRFRPILMSALTSIIGLFPLAFSSSSESNLVKPIAFTFIGGMVASTFLTLLFIPMIFEIFYKLSINAFISFKSRGPVDKIDLQGGSRGFSDKI, via the coding sequence ATGTTAGTAAAAAAAATTGTTGGTAAACCAATAACAATGTTAATATTGTTTTCATTATTGATGATGCTTAGTATTTATACTTTTTCAAGATTAAAGATAGATTTGCTCCCCAACATTGGAGACAGTTATATCACTATTTCTACTCAGTATTCAGGAAGTTCCGCAAAAGAAGTAGAAGAAAAAGTGACAAGTCTTTTAGAAGGTAATCTATCCTTAGTTAAGAACATAAAGACAATAACTAGTAGTTCTTTTAAGGGCCATAGCAGTATTAATCTTCAGTTTTATCATGGAACTAATTTAGACTTGGCTTTGAATGAAATAAGAGATGCGCTTGAGATTTCAAAAAGAATTTTACCAAAAGAAGCAAGCTTACCTAGGATTTATAGAGGAAGTTTAGGCTCTTCGCCAATAATATCGTTTGTTATGTATGCAGATAGACCGGTCTTAGAACTTAAAAGGTATGCAGATAATATTCTTAAGCCTAGGTTGGAGAGACTTAATGGGGTTGGACGTGTGCAAGTTATTGGAGGTGGAGGTAAGCATATTTTAATTGAAGTGTTGCAAAATAGGTTAGAGGCATATGGACTTACTTTATCAGAAATAGTACCGTTTATTTCTTCTCAAAATGTTGAATTTTCGGTTGGTAACATGTTAGATAATGATTTGGAATATCAAGTACAAGTATCTGGAAAATTTAATTCAATTAAGGATTTGGAAAACGTGGTTATTGCTTATAGAAAGCCAAGTATTTATTCTTTAGGTGATAATTCATTTGTTCAGGTCAGACTGAGAGATATTGCAAGTGTTAAGAGTGTTGCTCAAGATGTAGAGGATTATGCATATTATAATGATAAGCCTTCTATTGTGATATCTATACAAAAACAGAGCGATGCAAATTCTGTTTTTGTTTCAGATGCAGTAAATGCAGAGGTTGAAAAAATCAAGCTTGCACTTCCAAAAGATATATTTTTAGACATTTCTTATGATGATGCTGAACATATTAAAAAGGCTATTTCTTCTGTTGCTAATTCAGCTTATTCTGGAGCAGTGCTTGCATTATGTATTATTTTTTTCTTTTTAAGAAGCTTTAGAGCGACAATTATTATTGGTATTACAATACCATTAGCGATTGTTCTTACCTTTTGTTTAATGTATTTTGCAAATATTTCGCTAAATGTTATGAGTCTATCAGGTCTTGCTTTGAGTGTTGGTATGCTTGTAGATTGTTCTATTGTTGTAATAGAAAATATATATAAATATAGGCAGAAGGGTGCCAAGCTTATTTCATCTGCTATTCTTGGAACACAGGAAATGATATTGCCAATTATGACTGCAACCTTGACATCAATTTGTGTATTTGCTCCTATGCTTATTTTTAAGGCTGAGTTGGGTGTTATTGGTGATTTTGTTAGGGATTTTGCTTTTACTATTGTAATATCTTTAGTGGCTTCTTTGTTTGTTGCAGTTTTTTTAGTACCTGTGCTTTCAAGTTATTATGTTGGGCTTTATACTACTTCTCAAAAACCTATTAAAAATAAATTGATTAAAAGGATTGATGATTTTTTGTATGGTATTTATTTTGTTGGAGAGAGATTTTATGTTAAATTGCTAAACTATGTTTTAACTTGGAAATTAGCTTGTTCATTGATTATTCTCTTTATTTTTATTTTAAGTTTAGTTTTATTTCCTCTTTTAAATGTATCTTTTCTTCCCTATGAACGTTCTTCTTTAATTCGTTTTGATTTTAAATTTCCCCATAAGACAAGTTTGAAAATTGCGAAGTTTTATTCAGATAAAATTTTAGAGATTGTAAAAAATGAAATTAAGGTTTATAAGAGTATCGTTTCTGAAATAAATTCAAATGGTTTTATCTTTAACGTTACATTACCTTTAAAGGAGGAAGCCGATGGAGAATTCGTTGAGGATGAAGAGGATATTAGATATAGAGTTTATAAACGTGTTGAGAAACTTTATCCTGATTTTAATTCCAATGCTTCTTCACGAGGAGGTTTTTTTGGTGCTTCTCCTATTGAGATTAAAATTATTGCTTCGGATTTTGGGTATGCAAGAGAATATGGAGAATTTTTAGTTAGTCTTTTAAAGAAAAAATTTCCCAGTCTTGTCAATCCTAGACTTAATATACGAGAAGAGATGCAAATTGATATAGAAATAGATAGAGAAAAGGCCTATTTTTATGGAATTAATATGGAAACTCTCTCAAGAGAGATTAGGGCTAATATTGGTGGAATTTCAGCAGGAAATTACATTGAAGATGGAGTGAGTTATGATATTTTGCTTAGGCTTGATAGAGACAATATTGCTAGCTTTAAAGATTTAGATAAAATATCTATTTTAAGTGCATCTGGTGTGCAAGTGCCCTTTTCTTCAATTGTTAGGCTTAAAAAGACAAAAGGAATTGGTGAAATTTCTAGAGAAGATCAGTCTTTAGTAGTGAAGCTTACAGCAGGTATTGCTCCAGGTGAAAATTTAGCTTTAATTACAGCTAATGTAGTAGATTTTGTAACTAATAAGGTACCTCAGAGAGATGGAGTGTTGGTTAAGTTTGAAGGAGAATACAGTGAGTTTACAAGTAGTATGCAGCAATTTGGGGTGATAATGTTTATGGCTGTCTTGCTTGTGTTTGGAGTAATGGCAGCACAATTTGAATCTTTCTTAAAGCCATTTGTTATTCTCTTTACAATACCATTAACCTTAATAGGTGTTGTACCGTTTTATTTTATATCGGGAGAAAAGGTTTCTGTTTTTACTGCTATTGGCATGCTTATGCTTATTGGTGTTGTTGTTAATACGGGTATTGTATTGGTAGATTATATTAATTTGTTGCTTAAGAGGGGCTTTAATCTTAAAGATGCAGTGCTTGAGGCAGGTCGCTCCAGGTTTAGGCCAATTTTGATGTCTGCTTTAACATCAATAATAGGACTCTTTCCCCTTGCATTTTCAAGTTCAAGTGAAAGTAATCTTGTAAAGCCAATTGCTTTTACCTTTATTGGTGGAATGGTTGCTAGTACATTTCTGACTTTGCTTTTTATTCCTATGATTTTTGAAATTTTTTATAAACTTTCTATAAACGCTTTTATTTCTTTTAAGTCAAGGGGTCCTGTTGACAAAATTGATCTTCAGGGAGGAAGTAGGGGTTTTTCAGATAAAATATAA
- a CDS encoding efflux RND transporter periplasmic adaptor subunit — translation MNSIFNMRGCFKYYLLLLVLLFVLSCNEGTESEVQGDINTNNTTSDFTNEPYRFPVVAMRVRQGALSNYISLNGDVDTKVKVEVFPNITGEIVSLNMKLGAYVKKGQIIATLDPSKPGFLYLKSPVRAPISGYVLAINYKIGETVGTQTSIALIGRMDLIQIKTYVSEKYILDIKVGNDAIIELESYPNEKFKAKISEVSPVLDFKSRSVAIYLEPIGDNARKMIIGMFAKIKLITKHLENVIKIPSHAFVEREGKLCVFRLNPDTKTVERVFPVIDFEIDNIMSIRDGINEGDLVVIEGISSLSDGAYVDIVDIRDGLDVEDNV, via the coding sequence ATGAATTCGATTTTTAATATGAGAGGTTGCTTTAAGTATTATTTGTTGCTTTTAGTTTTATTGTTTGTCCTTTCATGTAATGAGGGGACTGAAAGTGAAGTACAAGGAGATATTAATACCAATAATACTACCAGTGATTTTACTAATGAGCCTTATAGATTTCCAGTTGTTGCGATGAGAGTTCGACAGGGTGCTTTGAGTAATTATATTTCTTTAAATGGTGATGTAGATACCAAAGTTAAAGTTGAGGTATTTCCCAATATTACAGGTGAAATAGTGTCTCTTAATATGAAGCTTGGAGCTTATGTAAAAAAGGGACAAATTATCGCGACACTTGATCCTTCAAAACCAGGTTTTCTTTATTTAAAAAGTCCAGTAAGAGCCCCGATTTCTGGATATGTTTTAGCTATTAATTACAAAATTGGAGAAACAGTTGGGACTCAAACAAGTATTGCGTTAATAGGTAGAATGGATTTAATTCAGATTAAAACTTATGTTTCTGAGAAATATATTTTAGATATTAAAGTTGGCAATGATGCAATTATTGAGCTTGAATCTTATCCTAATGAAAAATTTAAAGCTAAGATTTCAGAAGTATCTCCTGTTTTAGATTTTAAAAGTCGTTCTGTTGCAATATATCTTGAACCTATAGGGGATAACGCAAGAAAAATGATTATTGGTATGTTTGCCAAGATTAAACTTATTACTAAGCATTTAGAAAATGTGATCAAAATTCCAAGCCATGCTTTTGTTGAAAGGGAAGGTAAACTTTGTGTATTTAGATTAAATCCAGATACAAAAACAGTTGAAAGGGTGTTTCCTGTAATAGATTTTGAAATAGATAATATTATGTCTATTCGGGATGGTATTAATGAGGGTGATTTAGTTGTGATTGAAGGTATTTCTTCTCTTTCTGATGGAGCTTATGTAGATATAGTGGATATTCGAGATGGGCTTGATGTTGAAGACAATGTTTGA
- a CDS encoding TolC family protein, translated as MGVNIKRLILIFILSFSSYAEVIKISVEDAIRMALENSLESRDAEYREKIKKLYKDNSWNLLIPNLGFSSNFSRQNSFMPNVEGRGEWNLNFGVAADLSVSPSIVNNIRLTVFNYEAAKIDREKVIKNIRLNVLKMYNELLAFKSILEVLESQFENSKLKFEQVKISYHNGLISEIDYLDAKLKHIKFQPSLDEQIIKFEETKERFKLLLGLDVLQDFETTGELSDEILDISLFDEVINIDGYLEVRELNNLTKIMQTTLESLWLDAFLPRFSFSVSYNPGSISFSDGLSGSFKQGLHFSLGLTYSFTEVLPFSKSFTEIWERDYRLKFLENQIENKIREFKSNIIQKRKSVRLYKSILDNSKINLEMSKKNYQVAFDSFNVGTIDLIKLNDIEASYKQSDLQFIQDKLNYANAILEYKDLINKLD; from the coding sequence ATGGGAGTAAATATTAAGAGGTTAATATTAATTTTTATTTTATCTTTTTCTTCTTATGCAGAAGTTATTAAAATATCTGTTGAAGATGCTATTCGTATGGCTTTAGAGAATAGTTTGGAATCTAGAGATGCTGAGTATAGAGAAAAGATAAAAAAATTATATAAAGATAATTCTTGGAATCTTTTGATCCCAAATTTGGGGTTTTCTTCAAATTTTTCAAGGCAAAACTCTTTTATGCCTAATGTAGAAGGGAGGGGAGAGTGGAACTTGAATTTTGGTGTTGCTGCTGATCTTTCAGTATCCCCATCTATTGTTAATAACATTAGACTTACTGTTTTTAATTATGAGGCTGCTAAGATAGACAGAGAAAAAGTCATTAAAAATATTAGGTTAAATGTTCTTAAAATGTATAATGAACTTTTAGCTTTCAAAAGTATTTTAGAAGTATTGGAAAGTCAGTTTGAAAATAGCAAACTTAAATTTGAGCAAGTAAAAATTTCTTATCATAATGGGCTTATTTCTGAGATAGATTATCTTGATGCTAAGCTTAAGCATATTAAATTTCAGCCTAGTTTAGATGAACAAATTATTAAGTTTGAAGAAACAAAAGAAAGATTTAAATTATTATTAGGATTGGATGTCTTGCAAGATTTTGAGACTACAGGAGAATTATCAGATGAAATCTTAGACATTTCATTGTTTGATGAAGTCATAAATATTGACGGTTATTTAGAAGTGAGAGAATTAAATAATTTGACTAAAATTATGCAAACTACTCTTGAGAGTCTTTGGCTAGATGCCTTTTTGCCGAGGTTTTCGTTTTCAGTTTCTTATAATCCTGGAAGCATTTCTTTTAGTGATGGTTTAAGTGGTTCATTTAAACAAGGGTTGCATTTTTCTTTGGGATTAACTTATAGCTTTACCGAGGTTTTGCCATTTTCAAAAAGTTTTACAGAGATATGGGAACGAGATTATCGGTTAAAATTCTTAGAGAATCAAATTGAAAATAAGATTCGTGAATTTAAATCTAATATTATTCAAAAACGCAAAAGTGTAAGACTATATAAGTCGATTTTAGATAACTCCAAGATAAATTTGGAAATGTCTAAGAAGAATTATCAAGTAGCTTTTGATTCCTTTAATGTGGGTACTATAGATCTTATTAAATTAAATGACATTGAAGCTTCCTATAAGCAGAGTGATTTACAATTTATACAAGATAAGCTAAATTATGCCAATGCAATACTTGAATATAAAGATTTAATAAATAAGTTGGATTGA
- the yidD gene encoding membrane protein insertion efficiency factor YidD, with protein sequence MHIFKKLFIIFNLILILLIKIYQNTLSKIVGFHCIYEPSCSNYALECLKKYNIITALILITLRLLRCNALFKGGSESLPTEKPILNSLKIFKTRLIK encoded by the coding sequence ATGCATATTTTTAAAAAACTTTTTATAATATTCAACTTGATACTCATTTTATTAATCAAAATATATCAAAACACTCTTTCCAAAATCGTTGGTTTTCACTGCATATATGAACCTAGCTGTTCAAATTACGCACTAGAATGTCTCAAAAAATATAACATCATAACAGCTCTTATTTTAATTACATTAAGACTGCTTAGATGCAATGCTCTATTTAAAGGGGGGAGTGAATCATTGCCAACTGAAAAGCCAATATTAAATTCATTAAAAATTTTTAAAACAAGATTAATTAAATAA